Proteins encoded by one window of Clostridium perfringens:
- the ytxC gene encoding putative sporulation protein YtxC: MLLMTLCCEEEKKLIEDIQSIKSVLKSKGIIIGVSESISCGTHFVKIYYGNSDFDEKIRETIMLYISNVIYNVIIEHYREKEMLHYINENYFFLKHDEILEIDLAINKILKGEQKICSDKDFYCLNKVNDIIENIKEFILENDYINIEGFITFRMKPLLKYIECIIDKVVEDYMIEKEYNEFIKLLKYFVDIQDCKLEEVNIIVQRNGSYEVKDSKGLDIFKDFLNEITDIAEEGIINIEDIIISGLITNAPKKIKIYNEEYCINKEFIQTIKSVFGERVETHRSYNDILKK; encoded by the coding sequence ATGCTTCTAATGACATTATGTTGTGAGGAGGAAAAAAAATTAATAGAGGACATACAGAGTATAAAAAGTGTTTTAAAGAGCAAAGGAATTATAATTGGTGTGTCAGAAAGTATTTCATGTGGAACTCACTTCGTTAAAATATACTATGGAAATAGTGACTTTGATGAAAAGATAAGAGAGACCATAATGTTATATATAAGTAATGTTATCTATAATGTTATAATAGAACACTATAGAGAAAAAGAAATGCTTCATTATATAAATGAAAATTATTTCTTTTTAAAACATGATGAAATATTAGAAATTGATTTAGCTATAAATAAAATATTAAAAGGAGAGCAAAAGATTTGTTCTGATAAAGATTTTTATTGTTTAAATAAGGTAAATGACATTATAGAGAATATAAAAGAATTTATATTAGAAAATGATTATATAAACATAGAAGGTTTTATAACTTTTAGAATGAAACCTTTGTTAAAGTATATAGAATGTATTATAGATAAAGTAGTAGAAGATTATATGATTGAAAAAGAATATAATGAATTCATAAAACTATTAAAGTATTTTGTAGATATACAAGATTGTAAATTAGAAGAAGTAAATATAATAGTTCAAAGAAATGGATCCTATGAAGTTAAAGATTCTAAAGGACTTGATATCTTTAAGGATTTTTTAAATGAAATTACAGATATTGCTGAAGAGGGAATAATAAATATAGAAGATATTATTATTAGTGGTTTAATAACCAATGCACCAAAAAAAATAAAAATATATAATGAAGAATATTGCATTAATAAAGAATTTATTCAGACTATAAAAAGTGTCTTTGGTGAAAGAGTAGAAACTCATAGAAGTTACAATGATATTTTAAAAAAATAA
- the infC gene encoding translation initiation factor IF-3, translating into MNKISKNFAINQEIREKEVRLISSTGEQLGVVSGRDAQKMADEAELDLVMISPNAKPPVCKIMDYGKFIYEQSKKEKEAKKKQKVISVKEIRVSPTIEKHDLEIKAKNAKKFLEAGDKVKITVRFRGREAEHSHVGVKILDSFLAQLEEVCSVEKPAKLEGRNMIMILAPKKA; encoded by the coding sequence GTGAACAAGATTAGTAAAAATTTTGCAATCAATCAAGAAATAAGAGAAAAAGAGGTTAGATTAATTTCTAGCACAGGAGAGCAACTTGGTGTTGTATCAGGAAGAGATGCACAAAAAATGGCAGATGAGGCTGAGTTAGACTTAGTTATGATTTCGCCAAATGCTAAACCACCAGTTTGCAAAATAATGGATTACGGTAAATTTATTTACGAGCAATCTAAAAAAGAAAAAGAAGCAAAAAAGAAGCAAAAGGTTATCAGTGTTAAGGAGATAAGAGTTAGCCCAACTATAGAAAAGCATGACTTAGAAATAAAAGCTAAGAATGCTAAAAAATTCTTAGAAGCTGGAGATAAAGTCAAGATAACTGTAAGATTTAGAGGAAGAGAAGCTGAGCATTCACATGTTGGTGTTAAGATATTAGATAGTTTCTTAGCTCAATTAGAGGAAGTATGTTCAGTAGAAAAACCTGCTAAATTAGAAGGTAGAAACATGATAATGATTTTAGCTCCTAAAAAAGCGTAA
- the rpmI gene encoding 50S ribosomal protein L35, which yields MPKMKTHRGAAKRFKKTGTGKLKRAHAFTSHILTKKSAKRKRNLRKTGYVSTAQEKAMKKLLPYL from the coding sequence ATGCCAAAAATGAAAACTCATAGAGGTGCAGCAAAAAGATTCAAAAAAACAGGAACTGGAAAGTTAAAGAGAGCTCACGCTTTCACTAGCCATATCTTAACAAAGAAAAGTGCTAAGAGAAAAAGAAATTTAAGAAAAACTGGTTATGTTTCAACTGCACAAGAAAAAGCAATGAAGAAATTATTACCATATCTATAA
- the rplT gene encoding 50S ribosomal protein L20, with protein MARVKRAVNARKNHKKVLKLAKGYYGGKSKLFKTANESVIRALRNAYVGRRLKKRDYRRLWIARINAATRMNGLSYSRFMNGMKLAGVDINRKMLSEIAINDPKAFADLVELAKKHLNA; from the coding sequence ATGGCAAGAGTTAAGAGAGCGGTAAATGCTCGTAAAAATCATAAAAAAGTTTTAAAACTTGCAAAAGGATACTATGGTGGAAAAAGCAAGTTATTCAAAACTGCTAACGAATCAGTAATAAGAGCATTAAGAAATGCTTACGTTGGAAGAAGATTAAAGAAGAGAGACTACAGAAGATTATGGATAGCTAGAATAAACGCAGCTACAAGAATGAACGGTCTTTCATATTCAAGATTCATGAACGGAATGAAATTAGCTGGTGTTGATATAAACAGAAAAATGCTTTCAGAGATAGCTATAAATGATCCAAAAGCATTTGCTGATTTAGTTGAATTAGCTAAAAAGCACTTAAACGCTTAA
- a CDS encoding TrkH family potassium uptake protein, with protein MYIKLTKKIKFSAVQILALGFSMVILLGAIILSLPISSKSGEFTPFLDSLFTSTSAVCVTGLITLNTAAHWNYFGKTVIIILIQIGGLGFMSFTTLFALMVKKKITLRERLLIQEAMNTFGIQGLVRMIRYILAFTFSVEMLGALLLSTQFIPKFGFLKGIYYSIWHSISAFCNAGFDLFGDNLVGYANNKTVILTIAALIVIGGLGFTVWSELYNYKGYKKLSLHSKVVIMITAILLIGGAILMFIFEYNNPNTLKYMSFGDKLTNAFFASATTRTAGFNSVSTADMTLAGKFLTILLMFVGGSPGSTAGGIKTATFGIVVLTLISIIRGREDTEVFKKRISKELVYKAFAVLFIGFGIVVLGTLILAVTEPGFSLEYILYEVTSAFATVGLTLGLTPYLSVIGKIIIIITMYLGRVGPMTVVLALANRKKPSAYKYPEDKILIG; from the coding sequence ATGTACATTAAACTGACAAAAAAGATAAAATTTAGTGCCGTTCAGATTTTAGCTTTAGGTTTTTCTATGGTTATTTTATTAGGTGCTATAATATTAAGTCTTCCAATATCATCTAAAAGTGGTGAGTTTACTCCTTTTTTAGATAGTTTATTTACTTCAACTTCAGCTGTATGTGTTACGGGACTTATAACATTAAATACAGCGGCACATTGGAACTATTTTGGGAAAACTGTCATAATAATCTTAATACAAATAGGTGGATTGGGATTCATGTCCTTTACAACTTTATTTGCCTTAATGGTTAAGAAAAAAATAACCTTAAGGGAAAGACTTCTTATACAAGAAGCTATGAATACCTTTGGAATACAGGGGTTAGTTAGAATGATTAGATATATCTTAGCATTTACATTTTCAGTAGAAATGTTAGGTGCACTATTATTATCTACTCAATTTATACCCAAGTTTGGATTCTTAAAAGGAATATACTATAGTATTTGGCATTCTATATCAGCTTTTTGTAATGCAGGGTTTGATTTATTTGGAGATAATCTAGTTGGATATGCTAACAATAAAACTGTAATATTAACAATTGCAGCCTTAATAGTAATTGGTGGTTTAGGATTTACTGTTTGGTCAGAATTATATAATTATAAGGGATATAAGAAATTATCTTTACACTCTAAAGTTGTAATAATGATAACAGCTATCCTTTTAATTGGGGGAGCTATTCTTATGTTCATATTTGAATATAATAATCCTAATACTCTAAAGTATATGAGTTTTGGAGATAAATTAACTAATGCATTCTTTGCTTCAGCAACCACAAGGACTGCTGGATTTAACTCTGTTTCTACTGCGGATATGACTTTAGCTGGAAAATTCTTAACTATATTATTAATGTTTGTAGGTGGATCACCAGGGTCAACAGCAGGGGGAATTAAAACTGCTACCTTTGGTATAGTAGTACTTACTCTAATCTCTATAATAAGAGGAAGAGAAGATACTGAAGTATTTAAAAAGAGAATTTCAAAAGAATTAGTGTATAAGGCTTTTGCTGTTTTATTTATAGGTTTTGGTATAGTGGTACTTGGAACATTAATTTTAGCAGTAACAGAACCAGGATTTTCATTAGAATATATTCTATATGAAGTTACATCAGCTTTTGCTACAGTTGGATTAACTCTTGGATTAACTCCATATCTTTCAGTAATAGGAAAAATAATAATAATAATAACTATGTATTTAGGAAGAGTGGGCCCTATGACTGTTGTTCTAGCTTTAGCTAATAGAAAGAAACCAAGTGCATACAAATACCCAGAAGATAAAATATTAATAGGATAA
- a CDS encoding potassium channel family protein, with translation MSSKQFVIIGLGRFGSSVAKTLYALGHDVLAIDSNEDLVQEISDSVTHAVQMDATDENALRTLGLRNFDVAVVTIGANIQASVMATLLVKDMGIKYIIAKGNSDLHAKVLYKIGADRVILPEKDMGVRVAHNLVSSSILDYIELSPDYSIIEIESPKEWYGKSMKELSLRSKYGINVMAIKRNNEVNISPDADDVINKDDIVVAIGSAEDLTKLEGKIFRH, from the coding sequence ATGTCAAGTAAACAATTCGTTATTATAGGATTAGGAAGATTTGGATCATCAGTAGCTAAAACTTTATATGCTTTAGGTCATGATGTTTTAGCAATTGATTCTAATGAGGATTTAGTTCAAGAAATATCAGATAGTGTAACTCATGCAGTTCAAATGGATGCAACAGATGAAAATGCTTTAAGAACTTTAGGATTAAGAAATTTTGATGTGGCTGTAGTTACAATAGGAGCTAACATACAAGCAAGTGTTATGGCAACATTACTTGTAAAAGATATGGGAATAAAATATATAATTGCTAAGGGAAATAGTGATTTACATGCTAAAGTTTTATATAAAATAGGAGCAGACAGAGTAATCTTACCTGAGAAGGATATGGGAGTTAGAGTAGCTCACAACTTAGTTTCTTCAAGCATCTTAGATTATATAGAATTATCTCCAGATTATTCTATAATTGAAATAGAAAGTCCAAAAGAGTGGTATGGAAAGTCTATGAAAGAATTAAGCTTAAGAAGTAAATACGGAATAAACGTAATGGCTATTAAGAGAAACAATGAAGTTAATATATCTCCAGATGCAGATGATGTTATTAATAAGGATGACATAGTAGTTGCTATAGGTTCTGCAGAGGATTTAACAAAATTAGAAGGAAAGATATTTAGACATTAA
- a CDS encoding TrmH family RNA methyltransferase, with translation MLEIESKNNNLFKEIKKLKEKKHRIKSNKYLIEGLRFVEEAIKSKVSIDSIIFTESFKEKNPDLFLKINENIKLIQMNETLLKQLCSTENPQGIVGVINMQNKELKSGELVVLVDKVQDPGNMGTIIRTAHAAGAAGIVMTKGTVDIYNDKTLRSTMGSIFYIPIVEDNSLDFVKSLKKEGYKLVVSSLQGKNNFFEENLQGKVMIAVGNEGNGVSDEVYDIADIKVKIPMPGEAESLNVAVATSIMIYEKIRQSFK, from the coding sequence TTGTTAGAAATCGAAAGTAAAAACAATAACTTATTTAAAGAGATAAAAAAGTTAAAAGAAAAAAAGCATAGAATAAAGAGTAATAAGTATCTTATTGAAGGTTTAAGATTTGTAGAGGAAGCTATAAAAAGTAAAGTATCAATAGATTCAATAATTTTTACAGAAAGTTTTAAGGAGAAAAATCCTGACTTATTCTTAAAAATTAATGAAAATATAAAGCTTATACAAATGAATGAAACTCTTTTAAAACAACTTTGTTCAACGGAAAATCCACAAGGAATTGTTGGTGTTATAAATATGCAAAACAAGGAATTAAAAAGTGGAGAGCTAGTTGTTTTAGTAGATAAGGTTCAAGATCCAGGAAATATGGGAACAATAATAAGAACAGCTCATGCAGCAGGTGCAGCAGGAATAGTAATGACTAAAGGTACTGTTGACATATATAACGATAAGACTCTAAGATCAACAATGGGTTCAATATTTTATATTCCAATTGTTGAGGATAATTCTTTAGATTTTGTAAAATCATTAAAGAAGGAAGGGTATAAACTTGTAGTAAGTTCTCTTCAAGGAAAAAATAATTTCTTTGAAGAAAATCTTCAAGGAAAAGTTATGATAGCTGTTGGTAATGAGGGAAATGGTGTCAGTGATGAAGTATATGATATTGCAGACATAAAAGTTAAAATTCCTATGCCTGGTGAAGCTGAATCTTTAAATGTAGCTGTAGCTACTTCTATAATGATATATGAAAAGATAAGACAATCATTTAAATAA
- the pheS gene encoding phenylalanine--tRNA ligase subunit alpha, with amino-acid sequence MQDKLNQIKELALVEIKEAKDSTTIDTIRVKYLGKKGELTTILRGMGSLSKEERPIVGKLANEVREVLEAELEAVTKAVKEAEKQEKLKNEVIDISMPGKKQTIGKKHPLEQTLDEMKKIFVSMGFAIEDGPEVEKDYYNFEALNIPKNHPARSEQDTFYINDNVVLRTQTSPVQARVMEKQQPPIKMISPGKVFRSDAVDATHSPIFYQMEGLVIDKDITFADLKGTLELFAKKMFGDKVKTKFRPHHFPFTEPSAEMDATCFVCNGKGCKVCKGEGWIEILGCGMVHPQVLRNCGIDPEVYSGFAFGFGVDRMVMLKYGIDDIRLLYESDMRFLNQF; translated from the coding sequence ATGCAAGATAAGTTAAATCAAATTAAAGAATTAGCTTTAGTAGAAATTAAAGAAGCTAAAGATAGTACTACTATTGATACAATAAGAGTTAAATATCTTGGTAAAAAGGGAGAACTTACAACTATATTAAGAGGAATGGGATCTCTATCTAAAGAGGAGAGACCAATAGTTGGTAAGTTAGCTAATGAGGTAAGAGAGGTTTTAGAAGCTGAATTAGAGGCTGTAACAAAGGCTGTTAAAGAAGCTGAAAAACAAGAAAAGCTTAAAAATGAAGTAATAGATATTTCAATGCCTGGTAAAAAACAAACAATAGGAAAGAAACATCCATTAGAGCAAACTTTAGATGAAATGAAAAAAATATTTGTTTCAATGGGATTTGCTATAGAAGATGGTCCAGAGGTTGAGAAAGATTACTATAACTTTGAAGCCTTAAACATTCCTAAGAATCATCCAGCTAGAAGTGAGCAAGATACATTTTACATAAATGATAATGTAGTTTTAAGAACTCAAACTTCTCCAGTTCAAGCTAGAGTAATGGAAAAACAACAACCACCAATAAAAATGATCTCACCTGGTAAGGTATTTAGATCAGATGCTGTTGATGCTACGCATTCACCAATATTCTACCAAATGGAAGGTCTAGTTATAGATAAGGATATAACTTTTGCAGATCTTAAGGGAACTTTAGAGTTATTTGCTAAAAAAATGTTTGGTGATAAAGTAAAAACTAAGTTTAGACCACATCATTTCCCATTCACTGAGCCATCAGCTGAAATGGATGCTACATGCTTTGTATGTAACGGAAAAGGATGTAAAGTATGTAAGGGAGAAGGTTGGATAGAAATACTAGGTTGTGGTATGGTTCACCCTCAAGTTTTAAGAAACTGTGGAATAGACCCAGAAGTTTATAGTGGATTTGCTTTCGGCTTTGGTGTAGACAGAATGGTTATGCTTAAGTATGGAATAGATGACATAAGATTATTATACGAAAGTGATATGAGATTCTTAAATCAATTCTAG